In a genomic window of Muntiacus reevesi chromosome 1, mMunRee1.1, whole genome shotgun sequence:
- the ELOVL1 gene encoding very long chain fatty acid elongase 1 isoform X1 has translation MRKWQAGWPWGHLSSPAPSQPSTTARLAPTESLARMEAVVNLYQEMMKHADPRLQGYPLMGSPLLMTSILLTYVYFVLSLGPRIMANRKPFQLRGFMVVYNFSLVALSLYIVYEFLMSGWLSSYTWRCDPVDFSNNPEALRMVRVAWLFLFSKFIELIDTVIFVLRKKDGQVTFLHVFHHSVLPWSWWWGVKIAPGGMGSFHAMINSSVHVIMYLYYGLSALGPVAQPYLWWKKHMTAIQLIQFVLVSLHISQYYFLPSCNYQYPVIIHLIWMYGTIFFVLFSNFWYQSYTKGKRLPRVVQQNGVPGTTKVKAN, from the exons ATGAGGAAGTGGCAGGCAGGCTGGCCCTGGGGACACCTTTCCAGCCCTGCTCCATCCCAGCCCTCCACGACTGCCCGCCTGGCCCCCACTG AGTCCTTAGCCAGGATGGAGGCTGTTGTGAACTTGTACCAGGAGATGATGAAGCATGCAG ATCCGCGGCTCCAGGGCTACCCTCTGATGGGGTCCCCCCTGCTAATGACCTCCATCCTCCTGACCTATGTATACTTCGTTCTCTCACTGGGGCCTCGCATCATGGCCAACCGGAAGCCCTTCCAGCTCCGTGGCTTCATGGTTGTCTACAACTTCTCACTGGTGGCACTTTCTCTCTACATTGTCTATGAG TTCCTGATGTCCGGCTGGCTAAGTTCCTACACCTGGCGCTGCGACCCAGTGGACTTTTCCAACAACCCGGAGGCACTTAGG ATGGTTCGAGTGGCCTGGCTCTTCCTCTTCTCCAAGTTCATTGAGCTGATAGACACA GTGATCTTTGTTCTTCGGAAGAAAGATGGACAGGTGACCTTCCTACATGTCTTCCATCACTCAGTGCTTCCCTGGAGCTGGTGGTGGGGGGTAAAAATAGCCCCAG GAGGAATGGGCTCTTTCCACGCCATGATAAACTCCTCTGTGCACGTCATCATGTACCTGTACTATGGATTGTCTGCCCTTGGCCCTGTGGCTCAGCCCTACCTTTGGTGGAAAAAGCACATGACAGCCATCCAGCTG ATCCAGTTTGTCCTGGTCTCGTTGCACATCTCCCAGTACTACTTCCTGCCCAGTTGTAACTACCAGTACCCAGTCATCATCCACCTCATCTGGATGTACGGCACCATCTTCTTCGTGCTCTTCTCCAATTTCTGGTATCAGTCTTACACTAAAGGCAAGCGGCTGCCCCGTGTAGTTCAGCAAAACGGAGTTCCAGGTACCACCAAAGTCAAGGCCAACTAA
- the ELOVL1 gene encoding very long chain fatty acid elongase 1 isoform X2 — MEAVVNLYQEMMKHADPRLQGYPLMGSPLLMTSILLTYVYFVLSLGPRIMANRKPFQLRGFMVVYNFSLVALSLYIVYEFLMSGWLSSYTWRCDPVDFSNNPEALRMVRVAWLFLFSKFIELIDTVIFVLRKKDGQVTFLHVFHHSVLPWSWWWGVKIAPGGMGSFHAMINSSVHVIMYLYYGLSALGPVAQPYLWWKKHMTAIQLIQFVLVSLHISQYYFLPSCNYQYPVIIHLIWMYGTIFFVLFSNFWYQSYTKGKRLPRVVQQNGVPGTTKVKAN; from the exons ATGGAGGCTGTTGTGAACTTGTACCAGGAGATGATGAAGCATGCAG ATCCGCGGCTCCAGGGCTACCCTCTGATGGGGTCCCCCCTGCTAATGACCTCCATCCTCCTGACCTATGTATACTTCGTTCTCTCACTGGGGCCTCGCATCATGGCCAACCGGAAGCCCTTCCAGCTCCGTGGCTTCATGGTTGTCTACAACTTCTCACTGGTGGCACTTTCTCTCTACATTGTCTATGAG TTCCTGATGTCCGGCTGGCTAAGTTCCTACACCTGGCGCTGCGACCCAGTGGACTTTTCCAACAACCCGGAGGCACTTAGG ATGGTTCGAGTGGCCTGGCTCTTCCTCTTCTCCAAGTTCATTGAGCTGATAGACACA GTGATCTTTGTTCTTCGGAAGAAAGATGGACAGGTGACCTTCCTACATGTCTTCCATCACTCAGTGCTTCCCTGGAGCTGGTGGTGGGGGGTAAAAATAGCCCCAG GAGGAATGGGCTCTTTCCACGCCATGATAAACTCCTCTGTGCACGTCATCATGTACCTGTACTATGGATTGTCTGCCCTTGGCCCTGTGGCTCAGCCCTACCTTTGGTGGAAAAAGCACATGACAGCCATCCAGCTG ATCCAGTTTGTCCTGGTCTCGTTGCACATCTCCCAGTACTACTTCCTGCCCAGTTGTAACTACCAGTACCCAGTCATCATCCACCTCATCTGGATGTACGGCACCATCTTCTTCGTGCTCTTCTCCAATTTCTGGTATCAGTCTTACACTAAAGGCAAGCGGCTGCCCCGTGTAGTTCAGCAAAACGGAGTTCCAGGTACCACCAAAGTCAAGGCCAACTAA
- the CDC20 gene encoding cell division cycle protein 20 homolog, with protein MAQFVFESDLHSLLQLDTPIPNAPPARWQRKAKEAAGPAPSPMRAANRSHSAGRTPGRTPGKSSSKLQTTPNKPGGDRYIPHRNASQMEVASFLLSKENQPDNSETPTKKEHQKAWALNLNGFDMEEAKILRLSGKPQNAPEGYQNRLKVLYSQKATPGSSRKTCRYIPSLPDRILDAPEIRNDYYLNLVDWSSGNVLAVALDNSVYLWSASTGDILQLLQMEQPGDYISSVAWIKEGNYLAVGTSSAEVQLWDVQQQKRLRNMTSHAARVGSLCWNSYILSSGSRSGHIHHHDVRVAEHHVATLSGHSQEVCGLRWAPDGRHLASGGNDNLVNVWPSAPGEGGWVPLQTFTQHQGAVKAVAWCPWQSNVLATGGGTSDRHIRIWNVCSGACLSAVDAHSQVCSILWSPHYKELISGHGFAQNQLVIWKYPTMAKVAELKGHTARVLSLTMSPDGATVASAAADETLRLWRCFELDPARRREREKASAAKSSLIHQGIR; from the exons ATGGCCCAGTTCGTGTTCGAGAGTGACTTGCACTCGCTGCTGCAGCTAGATACACCAATCCCCAATGCACCCCCTGCGCGCTGGCAGCGCAAAGCGAAGGAAGCCGCGGGGCCGGCTCCCTCACCTATGCGGGCAGCCAACCGATCCCACAGCGCCGGCAGGACCCCAGGCCGAACTCCTG GCAAATCCAGCTCCAAGCTTCAGACCACTCCCAACAAACCTGGCGGTGACCGCTATATCCCCCATCGCAATGCTTCCCAGATGGAGGTGGCTAGCTTCCTCCTGAGCAAGGAGAACCAGCCCGACAACAGTGAGACGCCCACCAAGAAG GAACATCAGAAAGCATGGGCTTTGAATCTGAACGGTTTTGACATGGAAGAAGCCAAGATCCTTCGGCTCAGTGGAAAACCACAAAATGCCCCAGAGG GTTACCAGAACAGGCTAAAAGTACTCTATAGCCAGAAGGCCACGCCGGGCTCCAGCAGGAAGACTTGCCGCTACATTCCTTCCCTGCCAGACCGCATCCTGGATGCCCCTGAAATCCGGAATGACTACT ACCTGAACCTTGTGGATTGGAGCTCTGGGAATGTACTGGCTGTGGCTTTGGACAACAGTGTATACTTGTGGAGTGCTAGCACTGGTGACATTTTGCAGCTGCTGCAAATGGAGCAGCCTGGGGACTATATATCTTCTGTGGCCTGGATCAAAGAGGGCAACTACCTGGCTGTGGGCACCAGCAGTGCCGAGGTGCAG CTATGGGATGTGCAACAGCAGAAACGGCTTCGAAACATGACCAGTCATGCTGCCCGAGTGGGCTCCCTCTGTTGGAATAGCTATATCCTGTCCAG TGGCTCACGCTCTGGCCACATCCACCACCATGATGTTCGGGTAGCAGAACACCATGTGGCCACACTGAGTGGCCACAGCCAAGAAGTGTGTGGCTTGCGCTGGGCCCCAGATGGACGACATTTAGCCAGTGGCGGCAATGACAACTTGGTCAACGTGTGGCCTAGTGCTCCTGGAGAGGGTGGCTGGGTTCCTCTGCAGACCTTCACCCAGCATCAAGGGGCTGTCAAG GCTGTAGCTTGgtgtccctggcagtccaacgTCCTGGCAACTGGCGGGGGCACGAGTGATCGACACATTCGGATCTGGAACGTCTGCTCTGGGGCCTGTCTGAGTGCCGTGGATGCCCATTCCCAG GTGTGCTCCATCCTCTGGTCTCCCCACTACAAGGAGCTCATCTCAGGCCACGGCTTTGCCCAGAACCAGCTGGTTATTTGGAAGTACCCAACCATGGCCAAGGTGGCTGAGCTGAAAG gtcacacagcccgGGTGCTCAGTCTGACTATGAGCCCAGATGGGGCTACAGTGGCGTCCGCAGCAGCAGATGAGACCCTGCGGCTGTGGCGCTGCTTTGAGCTGGACCCTGCCCGGCGGCGGGAGCGGGAGAAGGCCAGTGCGGCCAAAAGTAGCCTCATCCACCAAGGCATCCGCTGA